One stretch of Octopus sinensis unplaced genomic scaffold, ASM634580v1 Contig11600, whole genome shotgun sequence DNA includes these proteins:
- the LOC115229013 gene encoding uncharacterized protein LOC115229013, with protein sequence MNENGQRLLELCSYRKLCVTNTFFTTKPQHRVSWRHPRSGHWHQLDMVITRRAHLGSVLLTRSYHGADCDTDHSLVCSRVRLAPKKIRRPVGKSRPRINTARTTNPDLRSEFTNRMEEALKDHAATSIEERWQLIRDTTCRIVMSSLGKRERRNQDWFEAHLPEMEPVIAAKREALVNYKRDPSEKNLATLRTARSDAQRTARRCANIYWQNLCQNIQCCADSGNVKGMYEGMKKAFRPTVSKVALLKDQAKQIERWVEHYQNLYSTENVVTRSALAGIPALPVMEELDLPPTKEELSKAIDSLARGKAPGQDGIPAEVIQCGKPALLGHLHELLCQCWAEGSVPKDMRDANIITLYKNKGDRSDCNNYKGISLLSTV encoded by the coding sequence ATGAATGAGAATGGCCAGAGACTGTTGGAGCTTTGCTCTTACCGGAAACTCTGCGTTACCAACACATTCTTCACGACTAAGCCACAACACcgggtctcatggaggcacccAAGGTCCGGACACTGGCACCAACTGGACATGGTCATCACCCGGCGAGCCCACCTCGGCAGTGTGCTTCTCACACGCAGCTACCATGGTGCTGACTGTGATACAGACCACTCTCTGGTGTGCAGTAGGGTCCGATTGGCCCCAAAGAAAATCCGCCGTCCCGTAGGGAAAAGCCGcccacgcatcaacaccgccaggaCAACCAACCCCGACCTCCGCTCGGAATTCACCAACCGCATGGAGGAGGCCCTTAAAGATCACGCAGCCACGTCCATCGAGGAGAGATGGCAGCTTATTCGCGACACCACTTGCAGAATAGTCATGTCATCCCTAGGAAAGAGGGAGCGGAGAAATCAAGACTGGTTTGAGGCTCACCTGCCTGAGATGGagcctgtcattgctgccaagagGGAAGCACTGGTCAACTATAAGCGCGACCCATCAGAAAAGAACCTGGCTACTCTAAGAACAGCCAGAAGTGACGCCCAGAGGACGGCCAGACGTTGCGCCAACATCTACTGGCAGAACCTATGCCAGAACATCCAGTGCTGTGCTGACAGTGGTAACGTGAAAGGGATGTACGAGGGGATGAAGAAAGCATTCAGGCCCACTGTCAGCAAGGTTGCTTTACTGAAGGACCAAGCGAAGCAGATAGAGAGGTGGGTCGAGCATTACCAGAACCTCTACTCCACTGAGAATGTGGTCACCAGGTCTGCCCTCGCCGGCATTCCTGCTCTGCCTGTCATGGAGGAGCTTGACCTGCCTCCAACAAAGGAAGAACTGAGCAAAGCAATTGACTCACTCGCTCGGGGCAAGGCACCAGGGCAAGACGGCATCCCCGCAGAAGTCATCCAGTGCGGGAAGCCAGCCCTTCTGGGCCATCTCCACGAGCTGCTCTGTCAGTGCTGGGCGGAGGGCTCTGTCCCTAAGGATATGCGTGACGCAAACATCATCACACTGTATAAAAACAAAGGGGACAGAAGCGACTGTAATAATTACAAGGGCATATCCCTGCTCAGCACTGTCG